One genomic region from Argentina anserina chromosome 2, drPotAnse1.1, whole genome shotgun sequence encodes:
- the LOC126782332 gene encoding disease resistance protein RPV1-like yields MKLNKPWWKQSKISIIVFSENYASSRWCLDELVHILKCKQRYGRIVLPVFYEVDPSHVRKQEGSYGRAFGSHKKERRFKDKLLIWRDALSTAADLSGFDSKNYRTETELVETIVNDILAKSKCNLSTIVTGLVGGESQIQQIECCYALKHKMLNAAR; encoded by the exons ATGAAATTGAACAAGCCCTGGTGGAAGCAATCAAAGATTTCGATAATTGTTTTCTCAGAAAATTATGCCTCCTCCAGGTGGTGCTTGGATGAACTTGTGCACATACTGAAATGCAAGCAAAGATACGGACGGATTGTTTTGCCTGTATTTTATGAGGTAGATCCATCACATGTACGGAAACAAGAGGGGAGTTATGGACGAGCATTTGGAAGtcataaaaaagaaagacGTTTCAAGGACAAATTGCTCATTTGGAGGGATGCTCTATCAACTGCAGCTGATCTATCTGGCTTCGACTCCAAAAATTATAG GACCGAGACTGAATTAGTTGAGACAATTGTCAATGATATCTTGGCGAAATCGAAGTGTAACTTGTCAACTATTGTGACGGGCCTGGTTGGGGGTGAGAGTCAGATTCAACAAATTGAATGTTGTTATGCGTTGAAGCACAAGATGTTGAATGCTGCCCGGTAG
- the LOC126784206 gene encoding LOW QUALITY PROTEIN: disease resistance protein RPP2A-like (The sequence of the model RefSeq protein was modified relative to this genomic sequence to represent the inferred CDS: inserted 3 bases in 2 codons; substituted 1 base at 1 genomic stop codon), protein MGGIGKTTLADAVFHRSSSKFNACKFLSNVREESQKRGILRPYVLDSLSRTKVLLVLDDVNESEQLECLLEEVVFGWGSRVIITSRDRCPLRGRVDGDHIYKVSELNDADARDLFQLKASKVAGSKIYDSDLLNEVVTYAEGIPLVFTVLGSLFRSCNSEKDFEDKLKTLKEFPDKKIQSVLRVSYNGLQEREKGIFLDIECFYKGKKMSDVEGLIEMHGFSAPRQGIIVLVDMSLISISTSDHLEMHDLVQEMGMSIVREQCASDPGRRSRVCSVEDAYKVLQHNTGTAAIEAMFVDSIKIRDTQLSPTIFMNMHNLRLLKFDARPIFMSGKFDIKCKVYLPDGGLNTLPESIXYLYWKNDHFKSLPAEFVPHNLIELHMSGSLLEKLWNDGKDLGSLKVIXRLCQDPDLSHSLNIEVINLSVCVSLAEVPSYLETLAKLTSLDLSGCANVTTFPDKMPCNMKFLSLSGCGHLTKVPDLCHCANIENIDLIGTNIYEIPLYFRHLDKLTSLDLSRQSSCDLRELPLNLEYYNLPDCRLLDXIDNSIYKLSSLNF, encoded by the exons ATGGGTGGTATTGGTAAGACCACCCTTGCTGATGCTGTGTTTCACCGATCCTCTTCTAAATTCAATGCTTGTAAATTTCTATCTAATGTCAGGGAGGAGTCACAGAAACGAGGGATACTTCGTCCGT ATGTCTTAGACAGCTTGTCTCGTACAAAGGTCCTCTTGGTTCTTGATGATGTGAATGAGTCAGAACAATTAGAATGTTTACTTGAAGAAGTTGTGTTCGGCTGGGGGAGTAGAGTCATTATAACCTCCAGAGATAGGTGTCCATTGAGAGGAAGAGTGGATGGTGATCATATATACAAGGTGAGTGAATTAAACGATGCAGATGCTCGGGACCTCTTTCAGTTGAAAGCTTCCAAAGTTGCTGGTTCCAAAATATATGATTCAGACTTGTTGAACGAAGTAGTAACTTATGCTGAAGGCATCCCATTAGTTTTTACAGTTTTGGGTTCCTTATTTCGTAGCTGCAATAGCGAAAAAGACTTCGAGGATAAGCTAAAAACTTTGAAAGAGTTTCCTGACAAAAAAATCCAAAGTGTGTTGAGAGTGAGTTATAATGGATTACAGGAACGTGAGAAAGGGATATTTCTTGATATCGAATGTTTTTACAAAGGGAAGAAGATGTCTGATGTTGAAGGGCTGATAGAAATGCATGGCTTCAGTGCACCACGTCAGGGAATAATAGTTCTGGTCGATATGTCCCTCATATCAATTTCAACAAGTGATCACCTAGAGATGCATGATTTGGTGCAAGAAATGGGTATGTCAATTGTTCGTGAACAATGTGCCTCTGATCCGGGAAGACGCAGTAGGGTGTGTAGTGTTGAGGATGCCTATAAAGTATTGCAACATAATACT GGAACTGCAGCAATTGAAGCCATGTTTGTTGACTCAATTAAGATTCGAGATACACAGTTGAGTCCTACGATCTTCATGAATATGCATAACTTACGGCTGTTGAAATTTGATGCGCGACCCATATTTATGTCTGGAAAATTTGATATCAAGTGCAAAGTGTACCTGCCTGATGGAGGTCTCAATACTCTTCCCGAAAGCA GATATCTCTACTGGAAGAACGACCATTTTAAATCTTTGCCAGCGGAATTTGTTCCACATAACCTCATTGAGCTTCATATGTCCGGTAGTCTACTTGAGAAACTTTGGAATGATGGCAAG GATCTCGGCAGCTTAAAAGTGAT AAGACTTTGTCAGGATCCAGATCTTTCTCACAGTCTAAATATTGAGGTGATCAATCTTAGTGTGTGTGTAAGCTTGGCTGAAGTTCCTTCATATCTTGAAACTCTCGCCAAGCTTACCTCCCTGGATCTGAGTGGGTGTGCAAATGTTACAACTTTTCCGGATAAGATGCCATGCAATATGAAATTCTTAAGTCTGTCTGGTTGCGGGCACCTGACTAAAGTTCCAGATCTCTGTCATTGTGCAAATATCGAGAATATAGATCTCATTGGTACAAAC atatatgaaattcCTTTATATTTTCGACATCTTGACAAGCTTACATCCCTGGATCTGTCCAGGCAGTCCAGCTGTGATTTGCGGGAATTACCACTTAATTTGGAATACTACAATCTGCCAGATTGTCGTCTTCTTGATTGAATTGATAATAGTATCTACAAATTAAGTAGTCTTAATTTTTAA
- the LOC126782330 gene encoding uncharacterized protein LOC126782330 — protein sequence MRCGGSGTESSFEFSYEWNYVTNCGEWTQGYGNSFGDTGIKRLYADEESQETDHVLWSFIKGNHSSAVASPVPFTEYGKASFHFHSQDGKLKACGVRLLCDVPLQELEGPHEENEEAGYEEEEDPLDFEEALDFMMESDNETRDGITSDDDPKSPTHEH from the exons ATGCGTTGTGGTGGCAGTGGAACCGAATCGTCATTTGAGTTTAGTTATGAGTGGAATTATGTAACCAACTGTGGTGAATGGACTCAAGGCTatggaaactcatttggagaCACTGGCATCAAGAGGCTATACGCAGATGAGGAGAGTCAGGAAACAGATCATGTGTTATGGTCCTTTATCAAGGGAAATCATTCAAGTGCAGTAGCCAGTCCCGTTCCTTTCACAGAGTACGGTAAAGCGTCTTTTCACTTCCACTCCCAAGATGGCAAATTGAAGGCATGTGGTGTTCGCTTGTTGTGTGATGTCCCTTTGCAGGAGTTG GAAGGACCCCATGAAGAGAATGAAGAGGCTGGAtatgaagaggaggaagaccCCTTGGATTTTGAAGAAGCGCTGGACTTTATGATGGAATCTGATAATGAAACCCGGGACGGAATCACTTCTGATGATGACCCTAAGTCCCCAACCCATGAGCATTAA